One genomic window of Oncorhynchus kisutch isolate 150728-3 linkage group LG24, Okis_V2, whole genome shotgun sequence includes the following:
- the LOC109869236 gene encoding transmembrane protein 9 isoform X1, which yields MSSRREQTSRSLLVGLLVVLLSDAISFAHASKSFEDVRCKCICPPYRNITGHIYSRNVSQKDCKCLHVVEPMPVPGHDVEAYCLLCECKYEERSSNTIKVTILIYLSVVGSLLLYMLFLLLVDPLIRKHDPYIQPLHNDEDSEDMRPQPEGGSAAQGGRSNTVLERVEGAQQRWKKQVQEQRKTVFDRHKMLS from the exons ATGTCGTCCAGGAGAGAACAGACTTCCAGGTCCCTTTTAGTCGGCCTGCTGGTTGTACTGCTCAGTGACGCCATCTCCTTTGCACATGCTAGTAAG AGTTTTGAAGATGTGCGCTGCAAGTGTATCTGTCCACCCTACAGGAACATCACCGGACACATCTACAGCAGGAATGTCTCCCAGAAAGATTG TAAGTGCCTCCATGTGGTGGAGCCCATGCCAGTGCCGGGCCATGATGTGGAGGCCTACTGTCTGCTGTGTGAGTGCAAGTATGAAGAACGCAGCAGCAACACCATCAAG GTGACCATCCTCATCTACCTGTCAGTGGTgggctccctcctcctctacatgCTGTTCCTGCTGCTGGTTGACCCTCTGATCCGTAAACATGACCCCTATATCCAGCCCCTTCACAACGACGAGGACTCTGAG GACATGCGGCCGCAGCCTGAGGGTGGCAGCGCTGCTCAGGGAGGCAGAAGTAACACCGTACTGGAGAGGGTCGAGGGGGCACAGCAGCGGTGGAAAAAGCAGGTCCAGGAACAGCGCAAGACTGTCTTTGACCGACACAAGATGCTTAGTTAA
- the LOC109869236 gene encoding putative protein 2 isoform X2: MLSFEDVRCKCICPPYRNITGHIYSRNVSQKDCKCLHVVEPMPVPGHDVEAYCLLCECKYEERSSNTIKVTILIYLSVVGSLLLYMLFLLLVDPLIRKHDPYIQPLHNDEDSEDMRPQPEGGSAAQGGRSNTVLERVEGAQQRWKKQVQEQRKTVFDRHKMLS; the protein is encoded by the exons ATGCTA AGTTTTGAAGATGTGCGCTGCAAGTGTATCTGTCCACCCTACAGGAACATCACCGGACACATCTACAGCAGGAATGTCTCCCAGAAAGATTG TAAGTGCCTCCATGTGGTGGAGCCCATGCCAGTGCCGGGCCATGATGTGGAGGCCTACTGTCTGCTGTGTGAGTGCAAGTATGAAGAACGCAGCAGCAACACCATCAAG GTGACCATCCTCATCTACCTGTCAGTGGTgggctccctcctcctctacatgCTGTTCCTGCTGCTGGTTGACCCTCTGATCCGTAAACATGACCCCTATATCCAGCCCCTTCACAACGACGAGGACTCTGAG GACATGCGGCCGCAGCCTGAGGGTGGCAGCGCTGCTCAGGGAGGCAGAAGTAACACCGTACTGGAGAGGGTCGAGGGGGCACAGCAGCGGTGGAAAAAGCAGGTCCAGGAACAGCGCAAGACTGTCTTTGACCGACACAAGATGCTTAGTTAA